The Acinonyx jubatus isolate Ajub_Pintada_27869175 chromosome D1, VMU_Ajub_asm_v1.0, whole genome shotgun sequence genome includes a window with the following:
- the BCL9L gene encoding B-cell CLL/lymphoma 9-like protein isoform X1, whose translation MRILANKTRLPHPRRREAPGSPPLSPRGHCPPAPAKPMHPENKLTNHGKTGNGGAQSQHQNVNQGPTCNLGSKGVGAGNHGAKANQISPSNSSLKNPQAGVPPFSSLKGKVKRERSVSVDSGEQREAGTPSLDSEAKEVAPRSKRRCVLERKQPYSGDEWCSGPDSEEDDKPIGATHNCNVADPAMAAPQLGPGQAAQLPLSESSAPGAPHGPPPGLRPDAPGGGGGGVPGKPPSQYVYVFTTHLANTAAEAVLQGRADSILTYHQQNVPRAKLDQAPKVPPTPEPLPLSTPSAGTPQPQPLPPPPPPPAPGSAPPALPSEGPPEDTGQDLTPNSVGAASTGGGAGGTHPNTPTAATANNPLPPGGDPGSAPGPALLGEAAPTGNGQRSLVGSEGLSKEQLEHRERSLQTLRDIERLLLRSGETEPFLKGPPGGAVEGGPPAQAPPAPQQPPAAPPSGLKKYEEPLQSMISQTQSLGGPPLEHEVPGHPSGGDMGQQMNMMMQRLGQDSLTPEQVAWRKLQEEYYEEKRRKEEQIGLHGGRPLQDMMGMGGMMVRGPPPPYHSKPGDQWPPGMGAQLRGPMDVQDPMQLRGGPPFPGPRFPGNQMQRVPGFGGMQGMPMEVPMNAMQRPVRPGMGWTEDLPPMGGPGNFAQNAVPYPGGQGEAERFMTPRVREELLRHQLLEKRSMGMQRPLGMAGSAMGQGMEMERMMQAHRQMDPAIFPGQMAGGEGLAGTPMGMEFGGGRGLLSPPMGQSGLREVDPPMGPGNLNMNMNVNMNMNMNLNVQMTPQQQMLMSQKMRGPGDMMGPQGLSPEEMARVRAQNSSGMMGGPQKMLMPSQFPNQGQQGFSGGQGPYQAMPQDMGNTQDMFSPDQSSMPMGNVGTTRLSHMPLPPASNPPGSVHSAPSRGLGRRPSDLTISINQMGSPGMGHLKSPTLSQVHSPLVTSPSANLKSPQTPSQMVPLPSANPPGPLKSPQVLSSSLSVRSPTGSPSRLKSPSMAVPSPGWVASPKTAMPSPGVPQNKQPPLNMNSSTTLGNMEQGALPPSGPRSSSSAPPANPPSGLMNPSLPFTSSPDPAPSQNPLSLMMSQMSKYAMPSSTPLYHNAIKTIATSDDELLPDRPLLPPPPPPQGSGPGISNNQPNQMHLNSAAAQSPMGMNLPGQQPLSHEPPPTMLPSPTPLGSNIPLHPNAQGTGGPPQNSMMLPPGGPDSLNAPCGPVPSSSQMMPFPPRLQQPHGAMAPSGGGGGGPGLQQHYPSGMPLPPEDLPSQPPGPMPPQQHLMGKGMAGRMGDAYPPGVLPGVASVLNDPELSEVIRPTPTGIPEFDLSRIIPSEKPSSTLQYFPKSENQPPKAQPPNLHLMNLQNMMAEQTPSRPPNLPGQQGVQRGLNMSMCHPGQMSLLGRTGVPPQQGMVPHGLHQGVMSPPQGLMTQQNFMLMKQRGVGGEVYSQPPHMLSPQGSLMGPPPQQNLMVSHPLRQRSVSLDSQMGYLPAPGSMANLPF comes from the exons ATGAGGATCCTGGCTAACAAGACAAG GTTACCCCACCCCAGGAGGAGAGAAGCTCCAGGGAGCCCGCCGCTCTCCCCACGCGGCcactgccccccagccccagccaagcCAATGCACCCAGAAAATAAGTTGACCAATCATGGCAAGACAGGGAATGGCGGGGCCCAATCCCAGCACCAGAATGTGAACCAAGGACCCACCTGCAACCTGGGCTCGAAGGGCGTGGGGGCGGGGAACCATGGGGCCAAGGCCAACCAGATCTCACCTAGCAACTCAAGTCTGAAGAACCCCCAGGCAGGGGTGCCCCCTTTCAGCTCGCTCAAGGGCAAGGTGAAGAGGGAGAGGAGCGTGTCTGTGGACTCTGGAGAGCAGCGAGAGGCTGGGACCCCATCCCTGGATTCAGAGGCCAAAG AGGTGGCACCCCGGAGTAAGCGGCGTTGTGTGCTGGAGCGGAAGCAGCCATACAGTGGGGACGAATGGTGTTCAGGACCCGACAGCGAGGAAGACGACAAGCCCATTGGGGCCACCCACA ACTGTAATGTAGCAGACCCAGCCATGGCGGCCCCACAGCTGGGTCCCGGCCAAGCCGCCCAACTGCCCCTCAGCGAGAGCAgcgccccaggcgccccccacggGCCTCCGCCGGGCCTCCGGCCTGATgcccctgggggcgggggtgggggcgtccCCGGAAAGCCTCCCTCGCAGTACGTGTACGTCTTCACCACCCACCTGGCCAACAC GGCTGCTGAGGCGGTGCTTCAGGGCCGGGCCGACTCCATCCTCACCTACCACCAGCAGAACGTGCCCCGGGCCAAGCTGGACCAG GCCCCGAAAGTGCCACCTACCCCAGAACCGCTGCCCCTAAGCACGCCATCAGCAGGCACGCCGCAGCCCCAGCCActgccgccgcccccgccgccccccgcccctggcaGCGCACCGCCCGCCCTGCCTTCAGAGGGTCCTCCCGAGGACACCGGTCAGGACCTGACACCCAACTCCGTGGGAGCCGCCAGCACGGGCGGTGGCGCCGGGGGCACCCACCCCAACACCCCTACAGCCGCCACCGCCAATAACCCGCTGCCTCCTGGAGGAGACCCCGGCAGCGCCCCGGGCCCTGCCCTGCTGGGGGAGGCCGCCCCCACCGGGAACGGGCAGCGGAGCCTGGTGGGCTCGGAAGGCCTGTCCAAGGAGCAGCTGGAGCATCGGGAGCGCTCCCTCCAGACGCTTCGAGACATTGAGCGGCTGTTGCTCCGCAGCGGGGAGACCGAGCCCTTCCTCAAGGGGCCCCCAGGAGGAGCCGTGGAGGGGGGCCCACCAGCACaagcccctcccgccccccagcAGCCCCCTGCGGCCCCTCCCAGCGGGCTGAAGAAGTACGAGGAGCCCTTGCAGTCCATGATTTCACAGACGCAGAGCCTAGGGGGCCCCCCGCTGGAGCATGAAGTGCCTGGGCACCCCTCGGGCGGCGACATGGGGCAACAGATGAACATGATGATGCAGAGGCTGGGTCAGGACAGCCTGACGCCGGAGCAGGTGGCCTGGCGCAAGCTGCAGGAAGAATACTACGAGGAGAAGCGGCGGAAGGAGGAGCAGATTGGGCTGCACGGGGGCCGCCCTTTGCAGGACATGATGGGCATGGGGGGCATGATGGTGAGGGGGCCGCCGCCTCCCTACCACAGCAAGCCTGGGGATCAGTGGCCACCAGGGATGGGTGCCCAGCTGCGGGGACCCATGGACGTCCAAGATCCCATGCAGCTCCGGGGCGGACCTCCCTTTCCCGGCCCCCGTTTCCCCGGCAACCAGATGCAACGGGTGCCTGGGTTTGGGGGCATGCAGGGTATGCCCATGGAGGTGCCCATGAATGCCATGCAGAGGCCTGTGAGGCCGGGTATGGGCTGGACCGAAGATTTGCCCCCCATGGGGGGCCCCGGCAATTTTGCCCAGAATGCTGTGCCCTACCCAGGGGGGCAGGGCGAAGCAGAGCGATTCATGACCCCTCGGGTCCGGGAGGAGCTACTGCGGCACCAGCTGCTGGAGAAGCGGTCGATGGGCATGCAACGCCCCCTGGGCATGGCAGGCAGCGCCATGGGACAGGGCATGGAGATGGAGCGGATGATGCAGGCCCATCGGCAGATGGATCCGGCCATATTCCCCGGGCAGATGGCTGGTGGCGAGGGCCTGGCGGGCACCCCCATGGGCATGGAGTTTGGTGGAGGCCGGGGCCTCCTGAGTCCCCCCATGGGGCAGTCTGGGCTGAGAGAGGTGGACCCTCCCATGGGGCCAGGCAACCTCAACATGAACATGAATGTGAACATGAACATGAACATGAACCTGAACGTCCAGATGACCCCACAGCAGCAGATGCTGATGTCGCAGAAGATGCGGGGCCCGGGGGACATGATGGGGCCGCAGGGCCTCAGCCCTGAGGAGATGGCCCGGGTGCGGGCCCAGAACAGCAGTGGCATGATGGGTGGCCCGCAGAAGATGCTTATGCCCTCACAGTTTCCCAACCAGGGCCAGCAGGGATTCTCTGGGGGCCAGGGACCCTACCAAGCCATGCCCCAGGACATGGGCAATACTCAAGACATGTTCAGTCCTGACCAGAGCTCGATGCCCATGGGCAATGTGGGCACCACCCGGCTCAGCCACATGCCTCTGCCCCCCGCGTCCAATCCTCCCGGGTCCGTGCATTCGGCCCCCAGTCGGGGGCTGGGCAGACGGCCTTCAGACCTCACCATCAGTATTAATCAGATGGGCTCACCAGGCATGGGGCACCTGAAGTCGCCCACCCTTAGCCAGGTGCACTCACCCCTGGTCACATCGCCCTCTGCCAACCTCAAATCACCCCAGACTCCCTCACAGATGGTGCCCTTGCCTTCGGCCAACCCACCGGGACCTCTTAAGTCACCCCAGGTCCTCAGCTCCTCTCTCAGCGTCCGTTCGCCCACTGGCTCGCCCAGCAGGCTCAAGTCTCCTTCCATGGCGGTGCCTTCTCCGGGCTGGGTCGCCTCACCCAAGACAGCCATGCCCAGCCCTGGGGTCCCCCAGAACAAGCAGCCGCCTCTCAACATGAACTCTTCCACCACCCTGGGCAACATGGAACAGG GTGCCCTCCCGCCTAGCGGCCCCCGGAGCAGCTCCTCAGCGCCTCCCGCCAACCCTCCCAGCGGCCTCATGAACCCCAGCCTGCCATTCACTTCCTCCCCAGACCCCGCGCCTTCCCAGAACCCCCTGTCACTGATGATGTCCCAGATGTCCAAGTACGCCATGCCCAGCTCTACCCCGCTCTACCACAATGCCATCAAGACTATCGCCACCTCTGACGACGAGCTGCTGCCCGACCGGCCCCTGCTCCCCCCTCCGCCACCGCCGCAGGGCTCTGGGCCAG gGATCAGCAATAACCAGCCCAACCAGATGCACCTGAACTCGGCTGCTGCCCAGAGCCCCATGGGCATGAACCTGCCAGGCCAGCAGCCCCTGTCCCACGAACCCCCACCTACCATGTTGCCCTCCCCTACCCCTCTGGGGTCCAACATTCCATTGCACCCCAATGCGCAGGGGACAGGAGGGCCCCCTCAAAACTCGATGATGCTGCCTCCAGGGGGCCCAGACTCCCTGAATGCCCCCTGCGGCCCTGTGCCCAGCTCCTCCCAGATGATGCCCTTCCCTCCTCGGCTGCAGCAGCCCCACGGTGCCATGGcccccagtgggggtgggggtggggggcctggccTGCAGCAGCATTACCCTTCAGGCATGCCCCTGCCCCCAGAGGACCTGCCTAGCCAGCCGCCCGGCCCCATGCCCCCTCAGCAGCACCTGATGGGCAAAGGCATGGCTGGGCGCATGGGCGACGCCTACCCGCCGGGCGTGCTCCCCGGGGTGGCATCAGTGCTGAACGACCCCGAGCTGAGCGAGGTGATCCGGCCCACCCCGACGGGGATCCCTGAGTTCGACTTGTCGAGGATCATCCCCTCTGAGAAGCCAAGCAGCACCCTCCAGTACTTCCCCAAGAGCGAGAACCAGCCCCCCAAGGCCCAGCCCCCCAATCTGCATCTCATGAACCTGCAGAACATGATGGCGGAGCAGACCCCCTCACGGCCCCCCAACCTCCCGGGCCAGCAGGGCGTCCAGCGGGGGCTCAACATGTCCATGTGCCACCCCGGACAGATGTCCTTGCTGGGCAGGACAGGTGTGCCCCCACAGCAGGGCATGGTGCCCCACGGCCTGCACCAGGGGGTCATGTCGCCTCCGCAAGGCCTCATGACCCAGCAGAATTTCATGCTGATGAAGCAACGGGGCGTGGGGGGCGAGGTCTACAGCCAGCCCCCCCACATGCTGTCCCCACAGGGCTCCCTCAtgggccccccgccccagcagaACCTCATGGTGTCCCATCCCCTGCGGCAGCGCAGCGTGTCTCTGGACAGCCAGATGGGCTACCTCCCGGCGCCGGGCAGCATGGCCAACCTGCCCTTCTAG
- the BCL9L gene encoding B-cell CLL/lymphoma 9-like protein isoform X2 codes for MHPENKLTNHGKTGNGGAQSQHQNVNQGPTCNLGSKGVGAGNHGAKANQISPSNSSLKNPQAGVPPFSSLKGKVKRERSVSVDSGEQREAGTPSLDSEAKEVAPRSKRRCVLERKQPYSGDEWCSGPDSEEDDKPIGATHNCNVADPAMAAPQLGPGQAAQLPLSESSAPGAPHGPPPGLRPDAPGGGGGGVPGKPPSQYVYVFTTHLANTAAEAVLQGRADSILTYHQQNVPRAKLDQAPKVPPTPEPLPLSTPSAGTPQPQPLPPPPPPPAPGSAPPALPSEGPPEDTGQDLTPNSVGAASTGGGAGGTHPNTPTAATANNPLPPGGDPGSAPGPALLGEAAPTGNGQRSLVGSEGLSKEQLEHRERSLQTLRDIERLLLRSGETEPFLKGPPGGAVEGGPPAQAPPAPQQPPAAPPSGLKKYEEPLQSMISQTQSLGGPPLEHEVPGHPSGGDMGQQMNMMMQRLGQDSLTPEQVAWRKLQEEYYEEKRRKEEQIGLHGGRPLQDMMGMGGMMVRGPPPPYHSKPGDQWPPGMGAQLRGPMDVQDPMQLRGGPPFPGPRFPGNQMQRVPGFGGMQGMPMEVPMNAMQRPVRPGMGWTEDLPPMGGPGNFAQNAVPYPGGQGEAERFMTPRVREELLRHQLLEKRSMGMQRPLGMAGSAMGQGMEMERMMQAHRQMDPAIFPGQMAGGEGLAGTPMGMEFGGGRGLLSPPMGQSGLREVDPPMGPGNLNMNMNVNMNMNMNLNVQMTPQQQMLMSQKMRGPGDMMGPQGLSPEEMARVRAQNSSGMMGGPQKMLMPSQFPNQGQQGFSGGQGPYQAMPQDMGNTQDMFSPDQSSMPMGNVGTTRLSHMPLPPASNPPGSVHSAPSRGLGRRPSDLTISINQMGSPGMGHLKSPTLSQVHSPLVTSPSANLKSPQTPSQMVPLPSANPPGPLKSPQVLSSSLSVRSPTGSPSRLKSPSMAVPSPGWVASPKTAMPSPGVPQNKQPPLNMNSSTTLGNMEQGALPPSGPRSSSSAPPANPPSGLMNPSLPFTSSPDPAPSQNPLSLMMSQMSKYAMPSSTPLYHNAIKTIATSDDELLPDRPLLPPPPPPQGSGPGISNNQPNQMHLNSAAAQSPMGMNLPGQQPLSHEPPPTMLPSPTPLGSNIPLHPNAQGTGGPPQNSMMLPPGGPDSLNAPCGPVPSSSQMMPFPPRLQQPHGAMAPSGGGGGGPGLQQHYPSGMPLPPEDLPSQPPGPMPPQQHLMGKGMAGRMGDAYPPGVLPGVASVLNDPELSEVIRPTPTGIPEFDLSRIIPSEKPSSTLQYFPKSENQPPKAQPPNLHLMNLQNMMAEQTPSRPPNLPGQQGVQRGLNMSMCHPGQMSLLGRTGVPPQQGMVPHGLHQGVMSPPQGLMTQQNFMLMKQRGVGGEVYSQPPHMLSPQGSLMGPPPQQNLMVSHPLRQRSVSLDSQMGYLPAPGSMANLPF; via the exons ATGCACCCAGAAAATAAGTTGACCAATCATGGCAAGACAGGGAATGGCGGGGCCCAATCCCAGCACCAGAATGTGAACCAAGGACCCACCTGCAACCTGGGCTCGAAGGGCGTGGGGGCGGGGAACCATGGGGCCAAGGCCAACCAGATCTCACCTAGCAACTCAAGTCTGAAGAACCCCCAGGCAGGGGTGCCCCCTTTCAGCTCGCTCAAGGGCAAGGTGAAGAGGGAGAGGAGCGTGTCTGTGGACTCTGGAGAGCAGCGAGAGGCTGGGACCCCATCCCTGGATTCAGAGGCCAAAG AGGTGGCACCCCGGAGTAAGCGGCGTTGTGTGCTGGAGCGGAAGCAGCCATACAGTGGGGACGAATGGTGTTCAGGACCCGACAGCGAGGAAGACGACAAGCCCATTGGGGCCACCCACA ACTGTAATGTAGCAGACCCAGCCATGGCGGCCCCACAGCTGGGTCCCGGCCAAGCCGCCCAACTGCCCCTCAGCGAGAGCAgcgccccaggcgccccccacggGCCTCCGCCGGGCCTCCGGCCTGATgcccctgggggcgggggtgggggcgtccCCGGAAAGCCTCCCTCGCAGTACGTGTACGTCTTCACCACCCACCTGGCCAACAC GGCTGCTGAGGCGGTGCTTCAGGGCCGGGCCGACTCCATCCTCACCTACCACCAGCAGAACGTGCCCCGGGCCAAGCTGGACCAG GCCCCGAAAGTGCCACCTACCCCAGAACCGCTGCCCCTAAGCACGCCATCAGCAGGCACGCCGCAGCCCCAGCCActgccgccgcccccgccgccccccgcccctggcaGCGCACCGCCCGCCCTGCCTTCAGAGGGTCCTCCCGAGGACACCGGTCAGGACCTGACACCCAACTCCGTGGGAGCCGCCAGCACGGGCGGTGGCGCCGGGGGCACCCACCCCAACACCCCTACAGCCGCCACCGCCAATAACCCGCTGCCTCCTGGAGGAGACCCCGGCAGCGCCCCGGGCCCTGCCCTGCTGGGGGAGGCCGCCCCCACCGGGAACGGGCAGCGGAGCCTGGTGGGCTCGGAAGGCCTGTCCAAGGAGCAGCTGGAGCATCGGGAGCGCTCCCTCCAGACGCTTCGAGACATTGAGCGGCTGTTGCTCCGCAGCGGGGAGACCGAGCCCTTCCTCAAGGGGCCCCCAGGAGGAGCCGTGGAGGGGGGCCCACCAGCACaagcccctcccgccccccagcAGCCCCCTGCGGCCCCTCCCAGCGGGCTGAAGAAGTACGAGGAGCCCTTGCAGTCCATGATTTCACAGACGCAGAGCCTAGGGGGCCCCCCGCTGGAGCATGAAGTGCCTGGGCACCCCTCGGGCGGCGACATGGGGCAACAGATGAACATGATGATGCAGAGGCTGGGTCAGGACAGCCTGACGCCGGAGCAGGTGGCCTGGCGCAAGCTGCAGGAAGAATACTACGAGGAGAAGCGGCGGAAGGAGGAGCAGATTGGGCTGCACGGGGGCCGCCCTTTGCAGGACATGATGGGCATGGGGGGCATGATGGTGAGGGGGCCGCCGCCTCCCTACCACAGCAAGCCTGGGGATCAGTGGCCACCAGGGATGGGTGCCCAGCTGCGGGGACCCATGGACGTCCAAGATCCCATGCAGCTCCGGGGCGGACCTCCCTTTCCCGGCCCCCGTTTCCCCGGCAACCAGATGCAACGGGTGCCTGGGTTTGGGGGCATGCAGGGTATGCCCATGGAGGTGCCCATGAATGCCATGCAGAGGCCTGTGAGGCCGGGTATGGGCTGGACCGAAGATTTGCCCCCCATGGGGGGCCCCGGCAATTTTGCCCAGAATGCTGTGCCCTACCCAGGGGGGCAGGGCGAAGCAGAGCGATTCATGACCCCTCGGGTCCGGGAGGAGCTACTGCGGCACCAGCTGCTGGAGAAGCGGTCGATGGGCATGCAACGCCCCCTGGGCATGGCAGGCAGCGCCATGGGACAGGGCATGGAGATGGAGCGGATGATGCAGGCCCATCGGCAGATGGATCCGGCCATATTCCCCGGGCAGATGGCTGGTGGCGAGGGCCTGGCGGGCACCCCCATGGGCATGGAGTTTGGTGGAGGCCGGGGCCTCCTGAGTCCCCCCATGGGGCAGTCTGGGCTGAGAGAGGTGGACCCTCCCATGGGGCCAGGCAACCTCAACATGAACATGAATGTGAACATGAACATGAACATGAACCTGAACGTCCAGATGACCCCACAGCAGCAGATGCTGATGTCGCAGAAGATGCGGGGCCCGGGGGACATGATGGGGCCGCAGGGCCTCAGCCCTGAGGAGATGGCCCGGGTGCGGGCCCAGAACAGCAGTGGCATGATGGGTGGCCCGCAGAAGATGCTTATGCCCTCACAGTTTCCCAACCAGGGCCAGCAGGGATTCTCTGGGGGCCAGGGACCCTACCAAGCCATGCCCCAGGACATGGGCAATACTCAAGACATGTTCAGTCCTGACCAGAGCTCGATGCCCATGGGCAATGTGGGCACCACCCGGCTCAGCCACATGCCTCTGCCCCCCGCGTCCAATCCTCCCGGGTCCGTGCATTCGGCCCCCAGTCGGGGGCTGGGCAGACGGCCTTCAGACCTCACCATCAGTATTAATCAGATGGGCTCACCAGGCATGGGGCACCTGAAGTCGCCCACCCTTAGCCAGGTGCACTCACCCCTGGTCACATCGCCCTCTGCCAACCTCAAATCACCCCAGACTCCCTCACAGATGGTGCCCTTGCCTTCGGCCAACCCACCGGGACCTCTTAAGTCACCCCAGGTCCTCAGCTCCTCTCTCAGCGTCCGTTCGCCCACTGGCTCGCCCAGCAGGCTCAAGTCTCCTTCCATGGCGGTGCCTTCTCCGGGCTGGGTCGCCTCACCCAAGACAGCCATGCCCAGCCCTGGGGTCCCCCAGAACAAGCAGCCGCCTCTCAACATGAACTCTTCCACCACCCTGGGCAACATGGAACAGG GTGCCCTCCCGCCTAGCGGCCCCCGGAGCAGCTCCTCAGCGCCTCCCGCCAACCCTCCCAGCGGCCTCATGAACCCCAGCCTGCCATTCACTTCCTCCCCAGACCCCGCGCCTTCCCAGAACCCCCTGTCACTGATGATGTCCCAGATGTCCAAGTACGCCATGCCCAGCTCTACCCCGCTCTACCACAATGCCATCAAGACTATCGCCACCTCTGACGACGAGCTGCTGCCCGACCGGCCCCTGCTCCCCCCTCCGCCACCGCCGCAGGGCTCTGGGCCAG gGATCAGCAATAACCAGCCCAACCAGATGCACCTGAACTCGGCTGCTGCCCAGAGCCCCATGGGCATGAACCTGCCAGGCCAGCAGCCCCTGTCCCACGAACCCCCACCTACCATGTTGCCCTCCCCTACCCCTCTGGGGTCCAACATTCCATTGCACCCCAATGCGCAGGGGACAGGAGGGCCCCCTCAAAACTCGATGATGCTGCCTCCAGGGGGCCCAGACTCCCTGAATGCCCCCTGCGGCCCTGTGCCCAGCTCCTCCCAGATGATGCCCTTCCCTCCTCGGCTGCAGCAGCCCCACGGTGCCATGGcccccagtgggggtgggggtggggggcctggccTGCAGCAGCATTACCCTTCAGGCATGCCCCTGCCCCCAGAGGACCTGCCTAGCCAGCCGCCCGGCCCCATGCCCCCTCAGCAGCACCTGATGGGCAAAGGCATGGCTGGGCGCATGGGCGACGCCTACCCGCCGGGCGTGCTCCCCGGGGTGGCATCAGTGCTGAACGACCCCGAGCTGAGCGAGGTGATCCGGCCCACCCCGACGGGGATCCCTGAGTTCGACTTGTCGAGGATCATCCCCTCTGAGAAGCCAAGCAGCACCCTCCAGTACTTCCCCAAGAGCGAGAACCAGCCCCCCAAGGCCCAGCCCCCCAATCTGCATCTCATGAACCTGCAGAACATGATGGCGGAGCAGACCCCCTCACGGCCCCCCAACCTCCCGGGCCAGCAGGGCGTCCAGCGGGGGCTCAACATGTCCATGTGCCACCCCGGACAGATGTCCTTGCTGGGCAGGACAGGTGTGCCCCCACAGCAGGGCATGGTGCCCCACGGCCTGCACCAGGGGGTCATGTCGCCTCCGCAAGGCCTCATGACCCAGCAGAATTTCATGCTGATGAAGCAACGGGGCGTGGGGGGCGAGGTCTACAGCCAGCCCCCCCACATGCTGTCCCCACAGGGCTCCCTCAtgggccccccgccccagcagaACCTCATGGTGTCCCATCCCCTGCGGCAGCGCAGCGTGTCTCTGGACAGCCAGATGGGCTACCTCCCGGCGCCGGGCAGCATGGCCAACCTGCCCTTCTAG
- the CXCR5 gene encoding C-X-C chemokine receptor type 5 has translation MNYPLTLDMDLINYNLEDMYKELGNYSDSTESPAVENHLCSTAEGPLLSSFKAVFMPVAYGLIFLLGMMGNILVLVILERHRQTRSSTETFLFHLAVADLLLVFILPFAVIEGSVGWLLGTFLCKTVIALHKINFYCSSLLLACIAVDRYLAIVHAVHAYRHRRLLSIHITCATIWLAGIFFALPEILFAKVSRLHRNDSLPRCTFSQENRAETNAWFTSRFLYHLGGFLLPMLVMAWCYVGVVHRLCQAQRRPQRQKAVRVAILVTSVFFLCWSPYHVVIFLDTLARLKTVSNSCELNGYLSVAITMSEFLGVAHCCLNPMLYTFAGVKFRSDLSRLLTKLGCAGPASLCQFFPTWRKSSLSESENATSLTTF, from the coding sequence TACAAGGAACTAGGCAACTACAGCGACAGCACGGAGAGCCCCGCGGTGGAAAATCACCTCTGCTCCACAGCGGAGGGGCCCCTCCTGTCCTCCTTCAAGGCCGTGTTCATGCCCGTGGCCTACGGCCTCATCTTCCTCCTGGGGATGATGGGCAACATCCTGGTGCTGGTGATCCTGGAACGCCACCGGCAAACCCGCAGCTCCACCGAGACCTTCCTGTTCCACCTGGCCGTGGCCGACCTCCTCCTGGTCTTCATCCTGCCTTTTGCCGTGATCGAGGGCTCCGTGGGCTGGCTCCTGGGCACTTTCCTCTGCAAAACTGTGATCGCGCTGCACAAGATCAACTTCTACTGCAGCAGCCTGCTCCTGGCCTGCATCGCCGTGGACCGCTACCTGGCCATCGTCCACGCCGTCCACGCCTACCGCCACCGCCGCCTCCTCTCCATCCACATCACCTGTGCCACCATCTGGCTGGCGGGCATCTTCTTCGCCTTGCCGGAAATCCTCTTCGCCAAAGTGAGCCGCCTCCATCGCAACGACTCTCTGCCGCGCTGTACCTTCTCTCAGGAGAACCGAGCTGAAACCAACGCCTGGTTCACCTCCCGCTTCCTCTACCACCTCGGGGGCTTCCTACTGCCCATGCTGGTGATGGCCTGGTGCTACGTAGGAGTGGTGCACCGGCTGTGCCAGGCCCAGCGGCGCCCGCAGAGGCAGAAGGCGGTCAGGGTGGCCATCCTGGTGACGagtgtcttctttctctgttgGTCGCCCTACCATGTCGTCATCTTCCTGGACACCCTGGCGAGGCTGAAGACCGTGAGCAACAGCTGTGAGCTGAACGGCTACCTCTCCGTGGCCATCACCATGAGCGAGTTCCTGGGCGTGGCCCACTGCTGTCTCAATCCCATGCTCTACACGTTCGCGGGCGTCAAGTTCCGGAGTGACCTGTCGCGCCTCCTGACCAAGCTGGGCTGTGCCGGCCCCGCCTCCCTCTGCCAGTTCTTCCCTACCTGGCGCAAGAGCAGTCTCTCTGAGTCAGAGAATGCCACCTCCCTCACCACCTTTTAG